From Lagenorhynchus albirostris chromosome 10, mLagAlb1.1, whole genome shotgun sequence, the proteins below share one genomic window:
- the LY6G6F gene encoding lymphocyte antigen 6 complex locus protein G6f isoform X1, whose amino-acid sequence MADLFLLLLCLHGLPQAAADNIQAIYVALGEAMELPCPSPPTLDGDEFLSWFRSPATGSSTALVAHVQVARPAPDPGKTGRESRLKLLGNNSLWLEGSKEGDAGRYWCAVLGHRHKYQNWRVYDVSVLRGSQFSARAADGSPCSILLCSVVPTRRLDSVTWLEGKGPVRGRVQSFWGDGAALLLVCPGEGLPEPRGRRPRNIRCLMPQNKGVSFSLAASMDAFPALCAPSTEWGAPWILMLLLTVGQGFTIAVLSVMLWRRRVQGTKHRNASFPQFKPEIQVYENIHLAHLRAMAIVEEPWAAGWWRRWAPQVRLATRMSGVIRRSLGSRCGMVAASHRSCSQQWCRGV is encoded by the exons ATGGCTGACTTATTCCTCCTCCTTCTGTGCCTACATGGGCTCCCCCAGGCCGCTGCAG acAACATCCAGGCCATCTATGTGGCATTGGGGGAGGCAATGGAGCTGCCATGTCCTTCACCACCCACCCTGGATGGAGACGAATTCCTGTCCTGGTTCCGCAGTCCTGCAACAGGCTCCTCCACTGCTTTAGTGGCCCACGTCCAAGTAGCCAGGCCAGCCCCAGACCCTGGGAAGACTGGAAGGGAATCCAGGCTCAAACTCCTGGGAAACAACTCTCTGTGGCTGGAAGGGTCCAAGGAGGGAGACGCTGGGCGGTACTGGTGTGCCGTGCTGGGTCACCGCCACAAGTACCAGAACTGGAGGGTGTATGATGTCTCCGTGCTCAGAG gaTCCCAGTTCTCTGCGAGGGCTGCAGATGGATCCCCCTGCTCTATCCTCCTGTGCTCTGTGGTCCCCACCAGACGCCTGGACTCTGTGACCTGGCTGGAGGGGAAGGGTCCTGTGAGGGGGCGTGTGCAGTCCTTCTGGGGTGATGGAGCTGCCCTGCTCTTGGTGTGTCCCGGGGAGGGGCTTCCTGAGCCCAGGGGACGTAGACCAAGAAACATCCGCTGCCTCATGCCTCAGAACAAAGGGGTCAGCTTTAGCCTGGCAG CCTCCATGGATGCCTTCCCGGCCCTCTGTGCCCCTTCCACAGAGTGGGGTGCACCCTGGATCCTGATGCTGCTGCTCACAGTGGGCCAGGGGTTCACCATCGCGGTCCTCAGCGTCATGCTCTGGAGGCGGAGGGTCCAGGGGACTAAGCACAGAA ATGCCTCGTTTCCTCAGTTCAAACCCGAGATCCAGGTCTATGAGAACATCCATTTGGCCCATCTCAG GGCCATGGCGATAGTGGAAGAGCCTTGGGCTGCAGGCTGGTGGAGGAGGTGGGCTCCCCAGGTGAGGCTGGCCACGAGGATGAGCGGGGTGATAAGGAGGAGCCTGGGGAGCCGATGCGGCATGGTGGCTGCATCGCACAGGTCCTGCTCGCAGCAGTGGTGCCGAGGAGTGTAG
- the LY6G6F gene encoding lymphocyte antigen 6 complex locus protein G6f isoform X2 gives MADLFLLLLCLHGLPQAAADNIQAIYVALGEAMELPCPSPPTLDGDEFLSWFRSPATGSSTALVAHVQVARPAPDPGKTGRESRLKLLGNNSLWLEGSKEGDAGRYWCAVLGHRHKYQNWRVYDVSVLRGSQFSARAADGSPCSILLCSVVPTRRLDSVTWLEGKGPVRGRVQSFWGDGAALLLVCPGEGLPEPRGRRPRNIRCLMPQNKGVSFSLAASMDAFPALCAPSTEWGAPWILMLLLTVGQGFTIAVLSVMLWRRRVQGTKHRNASFPQFKPEIQVYENIHLAHLRPPAPKTR, from the exons ATGGCTGACTTATTCCTCCTCCTTCTGTGCCTACATGGGCTCCCCCAGGCCGCTGCAG acAACATCCAGGCCATCTATGTGGCATTGGGGGAGGCAATGGAGCTGCCATGTCCTTCACCACCCACCCTGGATGGAGACGAATTCCTGTCCTGGTTCCGCAGTCCTGCAACAGGCTCCTCCACTGCTTTAGTGGCCCACGTCCAAGTAGCCAGGCCAGCCCCAGACCCTGGGAAGACTGGAAGGGAATCCAGGCTCAAACTCCTGGGAAACAACTCTCTGTGGCTGGAAGGGTCCAAGGAGGGAGACGCTGGGCGGTACTGGTGTGCCGTGCTGGGTCACCGCCACAAGTACCAGAACTGGAGGGTGTATGATGTCTCCGTGCTCAGAG gaTCCCAGTTCTCTGCGAGGGCTGCAGATGGATCCCCCTGCTCTATCCTCCTGTGCTCTGTGGTCCCCACCAGACGCCTGGACTCTGTGACCTGGCTGGAGGGGAAGGGTCCTGTGAGGGGGCGTGTGCAGTCCTTCTGGGGTGATGGAGCTGCCCTGCTCTTGGTGTGTCCCGGGGAGGGGCTTCCTGAGCCCAGGGGACGTAGACCAAGAAACATCCGCTGCCTCATGCCTCAGAACAAAGGGGTCAGCTTTAGCCTGGCAG CCTCCATGGATGCCTTCCCGGCCCTCTGTGCCCCTTCCACAGAGTGGGGTGCACCCTGGATCCTGATGCTGCTGCTCACAGTGGGCCAGGGGTTCACCATCGCGGTCCTCAGCGTCATGCTCTGGAGGCGGAGGGTCCAGGGGACTAAGCACAGAA ATGCCTCGTTTCCTCAGTTCAAACCCGAGATCCAGGTCTATGAGAACATCCATTTGGCCCATCTCAG GCCACCTGCCCCTAAGACCAGGTGA